One genomic region from Solwaraspora sp. WMMD792 encodes:
- a CDS encoding RAMP superfamily CRISPR-associated protein: MSGPVVTFLVAEIAVEPGWAVGAVRRGDDVIDRDVLVDGDGHPQVPGSTLAGSLRAHLARQSAVADLDETLMGPRPPTDRDEAAKLTASRLWLLGTRFVPAPAGPPADSGPPAQQPAAAGSGLVEIVGQTAIDRQRRAAAMSKLRRSRTVAVGGTIRAYLRYDGEFDEAHLAVLAGWRPAIGRDRSTGGGRATLRTLRVGQLDLGTPDGLRTWLELDGPALVEAVVGTGRTLAGPAEVEPYLTVRLRIVDGLLVGGGKQDKAAVSRTRRGQPMVPGSAWKGVFRSRIEYILRSLHVDEPPAEVLCPAGDQCDGVERLCWVCRLFGTPGRRGLLAFRDSVIESPATADRTQVGIDRVTGGARDQLLFSSRPVVDGTLTLRIDSLDPDGRHEPVDAVGPTPGWARTALSHVLRDLDDGLIGVGSRVSRGLGGVRVVDPPIPTPLPPVLSHYTQEVTG, from the coding sequence ATGAGTGGACCGGTCGTGACCTTCCTGGTCGCCGAGATCGCCGTCGAGCCGGGCTGGGCGGTCGGTGCGGTACGCCGCGGCGACGACGTCATCGACCGGGACGTCCTGGTCGACGGCGACGGGCATCCGCAGGTGCCAGGCTCGACGCTGGCCGGTTCGCTGCGCGCCCACCTGGCCCGACAGTCCGCCGTGGCCGATCTCGACGAGACGCTGATGGGGCCCAGACCGCCGACGGACCGCGACGAGGCCGCCAAGTTGACCGCGTCGCGGCTGTGGCTGCTCGGCACCCGGTTCGTCCCCGCTCCCGCCGGTCCGCCGGCCGACAGCGGTCCGCCGGCGCAGCAGCCGGCCGCAGCGGGCTCGGGCCTGGTGGAGATCGTCGGGCAGACCGCGATCGACCGGCAGCGGCGGGCCGCCGCCATGTCGAAACTGCGCCGCAGCCGGACCGTCGCCGTCGGCGGGACCATCCGCGCGTACCTGCGGTATGACGGCGAGTTCGACGAGGCGCACCTGGCGGTGCTGGCCGGATGGCGGCCGGCGATCGGCCGGGACCGCAGCACCGGCGGCGGCCGGGCGACGCTGCGCACGCTGCGGGTCGGCCAGCTTGACCTGGGTACGCCGGACGGGCTGCGGACCTGGCTGGAGCTGGACGGGCCGGCGCTGGTCGAGGCGGTGGTCGGCACGGGTCGGACGCTGGCCGGCCCAGCCGAGGTCGAGCCGTACCTCACCGTGCGGCTACGGATCGTCGACGGGCTGCTGGTCGGCGGCGGGAAGCAGGACAAGGCCGCAGTGTCCCGCACCCGGCGCGGTCAACCGATGGTGCCCGGATCGGCGTGGAAAGGGGTGTTCCGGTCCCGGATCGAGTACATCCTGCGGTCGCTGCACGTCGACGAGCCGCCGGCCGAGGTGCTCTGCCCGGCCGGCGACCAATGCGACGGCGTCGAGCGGCTCTGCTGGGTGTGCCGCCTGTTCGGCACGCCCGGTCGACGTGGCCTGCTCGCCTTCCGTGACTCGGTCATCGAGTCACCGGCGACGGCCGACCGCACCCAGGTCGGCATCGACCGGGTCACCGGCGGTGCCCGCGACCAGTTGCTGTTCAGCAGCCGGCCGGTCGTCGACGGGACGCTGACGCTGCGGATCGACTCCCTCGACCCGGACGGCCGGCATGAGCCGGTCGACGCGGTCGGACCGACGCCCGGCTGGGCCCGCACTGCCCTGTCGCATGTGCTGCGTGACCTCGACGACGGGCTGATCGGGGTCGGTTCCCGGGTCAGTCGCGGCCTGGGCGGCGTACGGGTCGTCGACCCGCCGATCCCGACGCCACTGCCGCCGGTGCTGTCGCATTACACGCAGGAGGTCACCGGATGA